The genomic interval atAGGTACAAATTATATTCCAAACTTCTTAACTTTAACATTATTCTCCACCCTTTGTTAAGTACTTAAGTTTTGCTCATACATTTATGTAGGAATAATTGTATCTTCTCATTAACTTAGTTGAATACCTTATTTAGTTCTTCTAATATagtcaatatatttttttagtccctctaatataatttgtccatCGGAAAtctctctattttaatatttgaaaaatgcaAGTCCCTCTCTCTAACATAATTTGTCCATAGAAGGTCCCTAGAaaagtcttatatttttcaaatattaaaatagagggaCATCATGagtacaaattatattagaaagataaaaaaaaaagattgactatattagaggaACTAAATAGGATATTCTACTCATTAACTTTGATTGTTATATGGagattaatttgttaaatattaatatgcCCCATTaaatttagttaataaaaatcaataactaacttaaaaaaaataaaataatcaacaattgactaaatgtttaaattatatattattagctTAATATAAACCACCATAACtttatttcacaaatatttaaagGTTACTTCTCATTAAACTTATGAAAAGCAAAGGGAaaagatatttgaaaaaaaaaagttaagataaaaaaaaaggtttctgAGTGAAAGGGATGCTTCATTGATACAAAAGATATAGAGCACTCCCACTTTTTATCACCCAGAAACTTTAGTTtgttatatatgaaattatttctttctttctttattttttaaatgttaaaaatgaatttaatttgaattttcgagtatgtgaaaataaataaaaatttgatatattgACATCGGGTCCCTTACGTAGGGTATtagtgtcgagcgtggctcaCCGAGTTCGATCCTCATCTCGCGTAAGGTGAGGATAAGGTTCGGTGGTGAGCGCGACTCCCACGTGGTCATCCCTGACGCTTATcgtttttctcaaaaataaaaataaaaataaaaataaaaatatatgtaaaaatattcaCTCAACCATGcagtaatagaaaaaaaaaacaataatattattcttgttaataataaaaatgtataattataataatttcttttattataatatatttaaattaaataaataaaacaaacatctcTAAGCAAAAACTCCATCTTATCCTCTCTAGTCCTTTCTTGATTACCAAGTCAAGGcccacacatacatacatacatacattttACAAGCACACATAAATAGATTTTATCattgtaataatttattttattataatatatttaatataaaataaataaaaacatctcTAACCAaaatgcatacatacatacatgcattTTGCATGCACACatacataaattattattataatatatttaatataaaataaataaaacaaaataacatctCTGACCAAAAACTCCCTCTTGTTCTCCTTTCTTAGTTGCCAAGTCAGACCCtcacatacatgcatacatacatacatacattttgcatgcatacataGGAACATGATTTAAACCATGGCATGGTGATAAGTACATATACATAGATGGTATACGAATATACGGACACGTGTCACATACGATCACGGTACAAAGATACGAAGTACGTAGGCGGTTACATAACGCGGCAAGCGTTGGCATTCTCTTCGCTAAACAAACTATACGAGTCCTCGCGCGGTGCTGGCTCCAACGCCGGCTCCATCATCGCGTAATAGCTCGCCGTCGCCGTCGCCGTCGCCGTCGCCGACGAGGGGATGTAGTGCGTCGCCGGGAAGTAGCTCGCCGTGCTGTAGCTCACCACCGGCTGCGGCGATGGAACATGGTATGTGCGAGGATGGGGTGGGCTGAGAGGCGGCGGATGTGGTGATGAAACGACGATGATCTCTGGTCCTTTTGaatcgccgccgccgccgccgccaccgGCGGAGGTGGGTGCTGGTGCGTGtggcttcttctttttctttttcttcttcttgccgCCGCCGGATGCGGGGGCACCGCCATTGGGGGTTGGGGTGGGAGGTGGGGGATTATCGGCgggtggggatgggttattggGTTCTTCATCGGAATCATCGGATTTGGATGAATCTAATTCGGTGTTTTCTCCGGGGGTTTCATCATCGTCGGTGGCGGCGGAGGGTTTTGATTCGGGATTCTCGGCCGATTCCGGGGGTTTCTGGGAGGATTtggatttcttcttctttttcgatttgggattagggttagggtttgggggttttatTTCGGGCCAGAGCTCAGCGTTCTTCCCGTTCTTGAGTAGCTTCTTTATTAGGGTTTCAGCGTCGACGTTGCCGGTGATTGTGACCTTGTGCTGTTGCGCATCAAAGGCTATCTTATAAACCCCTGCAAATGCCCAAATTGGAGGAAAATGAGAGGAATTCACAGCAATGAGGAGAGGAAATTAGAAAAAGGAACAAGATTTAGTTAGGGTTTGAAGTTCACCATCAATTGATTGTAGAACTCGCTTAACTTTTCTCTTGCAACCTTCACAGTGGATGGAGACTTTAAGAGCCAAtgtcttacaaaaaaaaatccctttttttGGTGAGATTTTAGTTAATAAGAACCAAATTCACTGATTGAGATTGAGGTATAGATATATGGAGAGTTTGGTCTTAAGTGAGAATAGATACCTGGTATTTCAGTGGTTCTATGACTTCTTCAACTAAAGCCATGAGAGGATGAGAAGATTGTTGGGAGAGAATAGTGAGAAGATTGGTTGAAGAGTATTGTGAAAAGattagggaaaaaaagaagTGGAGAGTATGTGAAGGGAATTGTAGTGAAGGTTCTGTTGGCTTTGAGTTGGATGGCAGAGAGTGATGGTGGAGAGTTAGTGGGGAGAAATAGAAGGTTCCTTGGGGATCTATCTCTACTTGGAAAAGACTTGGGTACCCTAGATTGTTCCTTCCTCTTCATTTATAGACATATGTAGTCATTTTTTAGTCTTTAAAACTTTGATTCAGgaaaattttggaattttattaTCAGTAACTGATTGATTACAGCCCATAATTTAGGTTCTCTAAAGTAATGGCAttgcttttttcttttgttatcatgactttctatttttaaaagttatgagaaagttatttgttttgatctctcataaaaaataatttatttatttatttttggacaaAGGTGATAAATTGCATATGTGTGCATTCATCTCATATGACATATTGGCATGAATAAATATCTTATTGGTTGATGTGATTTCAGTTCTTAAAGTAGATCAGAAAGTTAAAAGCAAAGTGAGTGTTTAAGTTTCAGTTGTGGCTTTAGAactgatttaaaattaaacctTTGATTTAGCATGGAAAATTGTGTGAACTCTTATGATCATATTTAGGTTAAGTTTTTGTGGTTTACTGATTTAGTTCTGAACCAAAGCTTGTAATGATTATTTAGATTTTCTGTTCAACTATTTTTTATGGTCTTTGAAaagattaaatataatatttgaaatagcGTTGCATGTCTTAGAGACTTATTTAGGTTTATATTTAGCTATTAATATCTGTTGAACAAATTAGCatatattttgataagaaataagaattaattaaacCTTTTAATTTCAGATTAAGAGTCAGCCCTTTAGttctaacaaaatttttttaacatggaCTTAGAAAAGATTATTTCCAAAAAGTTAATACTATTTAtactagtatttatttatttatttatgttatttcattcttcttcatgtAAACAAAATTTGGACAAACATGGTACTTGGAAGTTGGaacatatacataaaaataagtaGTTTAAGGTTTAAAGCATGCACTAGTCACAATCTCATTTCATACAAATCACAGCATGAGTGGATTACTGCGTTCGTAACAAGGAACATATGCATCTATCAAATCATGATATATAACACAAAGTTTGATCTTGTTTTTGTTAGTACTGTTGACATCAGAAGCACTAGAAGTATCAATCATATCACAACCAGGTACTAATCTTATTCACATAATTATTACAAAGTCACGCAATGAATATGAGTACATTACTTGCAGGGAAGAGTGGAGATGAATCTGTCCTATCATGAGATAATGTAATCATTGCAGAATCCAGCCAATTTCTGACTAAAGCTGCTTCCCCTTCCTTGTTATCACACATTGTAAAATGGGAGCAAACCAAGGTTTGGAGATGTTTGAGGTGACACTTTTTCTCTGGTTTCTATGATGCTTATGAACATAGGCACCACTTCTCTTTCTAGGTGCACTGGTTTAATGGCAATGGCCAAAAGCAAGGGTGGAGACACCAAGGAAAGAATAggagagaaaaaaagttaagtggTTTCTCAGCTTTTTGAGATTTCAGGTTAACCAAAGGTGACAACTGCACACATCCTATCAGGTAAAACTCTGatgctttttttaaaacttgtttttttaattcattgctCATCTCAGACCTCAGATTTTTCCCAAACTATGTCAAGCATGTGCTTTAAACTGATTTGTTAGGGAATTAGTTCATTCATTTCTGAGTGAAGACCCAAAATGTTTCAGAAATAGTTCTTATTGGTATTTTTGGCTACAATATTATTATCAGCTTGTTTTTGAAACAAGATCCAAACACAAGTAAAGGAAGTTCATTTTTAGGCCACTTTTGATGTGTTTAGCCAATTAGATGGGGGAGATGTGTTTTCTCACCTCAACTCTCACTTTCTTCTCCACAGATAGTTTGTACACtgataactttttctttttcagatgTCTCATTTGTTGTTCCCAGATTTATGAATGATGATGTCAAATAAACCTATGGCAGTGTGATGCACAACCTCTGTTACATTGGTTCCTGCACTTGCCCTTCAATTGAAGCTTTGCTTGAAAGTTAAAAGAAATTGTTTATATTATCTAATCATATATATAGTTCTTTAAAAACTTTGGTATTTGTTAgcgtttttgttttgtttttttttcaaaatgtttttttttttttaataatgtgtcatCACACATACTTTCTAAGATCTCAATTATGCACGAGCAGGGAGTCCTCCCTTAGACTTCTCTATGGGAGTTAAATGTTTTATCTACTCGGCCATTGTGTTGGTGGCTAAATGCTCTTTAAACATAAGTTTCTTtcatttattcaaattttttttctttggatgaaAGGGTAAATCTTATGTTGTTGTTTGTAATTATCatcattaaagataaaattgaagttgtatatatatacagtgcAAAAGTAAGTGCACCAGTATAATGGTCAAGCTGTAAAGCATTTGATATTCATACAGGAGGTCGAGGATTTCACTTTCTCCCAATTATAGTATTTATCGAGTtgctttatttcatttgatcaCTCATGCCTATTCTAAagctttattatttttgggatCCGGATCTATTATTCATGATGGCAGGCGAATTAGTAGAATTTGAAGACGGTACAGTAGACATTACTCTAAATTTGGAATCAAATAATGTTGGCGCAAGAAGGGGTGATTCGTATCGTATCATCTTggcttgttttttcttttgcagtACTTTGACGTGATATTAGCGTGAAAGAGCAAATAATGACAAAATATTTagatttatgatttatataactacataaaaataaaactataggagacagatgaaaagaaaaaactaaaggaGATTCTAatgaattatttacattattattgtggttgttTGTGTTGTAGTAATCAAAAAGCAAGCAAACAGGATTGGATGATATTTGGATCCAGTCCACCAGCCATtcattggttaatttttttttagcttagatgcttgcttgcttttgcaaatcaaaaatagaaatgaTAAAGTTATTATGGCAGGACTTGTTCTTGGTTATAAAATATcacaatttcattattgaaCCATTATTTGGTCCTAATTAATTGTTCTCTTTTAAAAGGCATCTAAAAGCCTAATAATATGCTAAGTTGTTGTTCAATTAGCACTcttttaataagttttttttttaccctttatttgtttgaataccTTTTCTGGAAGAAGTTAActgagaaaaaataatttttatttatttattttaggaaataaaaataatgatatataagCATGAAGATGTATAAGTAAATATGATCTTTATGATAATGTATGTGTAGTTTTTGACTTTTGTATGGGTATTGaaacaattttttcttttttattagttGTTAAAAGGAAATGAAATGTATTAATTCATctgaaaatgaacaaaaaatccCTCAAAAGTTCGGTGATTCACAAAAAGCACGTGACTTTGAGTATTCAAAATGATCGTCTTTCTTTTCGACGGGTTATTTTTCGGGGACCTTTCGGCATAAAGGTGATTGAGCGTTGACATAAAGCGTAATGGATATTAACGACTCGGTTTCTAAGCgaaaaataccaaattttaagGGAAATCCATAATTTTTAAGCGGAAgagtcaaattttaaacgcaaatgtatttatatgttaagtgaaaacttatatagttaagcgaaaacaccaaattttaagcggaaactaataattttaagcaggaagtacatgttgtaaaatagaataaactaacaGAGTAAGCTGCATTATTTGAAAAGTACACTGTCaggattgaaaaataagctgtcaaaaaaaggagggactgtctgacaaattcaaatgtcagagggtctgtctgggatgttttgaaactttcagagactaaaaaataatttttccttaattaatttgCCTTgagatttcaaattttttttcaagtggGTATAAGAAAAACcatgattaattaaatttgaatcttCAAAAGGGTTAGAGTGATTTTTTTGGGTGtgattcaataaaaattttgagtgaaaaaaaaatatttacattaaattaagttaagaacaaaaaagaatagATTAGACATGAAATATAAAATGCATAATGCATAAGCCAATACTAGCTCATTGTCACACTAGTTGAAACCAAATAAGTTTGTAGATATTTATATTTCatgtgttaaatttttttattctcaaaaaagtttttttgttttagtttatctatgttttggaaaataaaaaactattttttttttttactaattttacTCTCGATTAttatacatttaatattttaatgtataattttaaattataatttagatttgaaagttgtgtatataaataaggttaacaatcactttttttttctaaggtATATGCTCTTAATTTCCAAAGCTTAATGATGATGGTAGATACACACTATTATAAATAAGGAAAATTTGTTGACTTGGTGAAGTTGGCCCATAATCCAAATCAACAGTAAATAAGACAAGTCTGTAAATTTTGGATTAACTAAGATCAATATTTACTACATAAATATTAAGATCTGATAAATAAATGTGTGgtatttgatgatttttataaaacaattccggtggaaaattataaatattttaaattttagtagtggattcaaatatttttgtgggaaaattttaatttgaagtaaaataaactaaaaaatagccGGAAAGATAACATAAATGGAGTATTGAAAAATCAATAGAATTACTTAGAACATTGATGGATCAtgagaaaattaataaagttaatacttgatattatttatttatttatttattttgataatatggaTAAATCGCTTCATACAcaccttttattttaattcagcGTTAGTTATGCATTAATAATGAATCAAATACTTGACCTCCTGCATGTAAATCAATTAGTCAAGTATCTTATCCTGAAGTTATTGCTGCGataacaatatttaatattaatagagaaaattaatagataaatttgtcatgacattaatttttattaaaaacaaaaatttttccaaTTATTTCTTTAAGGTTCTTGTTTATCCTAATAAAAGTGAGGGAGTATATTTTACAAATCATCAGAATTTAAGGATATATTAAtgctaaatatttaattaaatgaattttttttcataaataacataacatagttaatcaaacaaatttaaatatttaattaaatgatttttttcataaataacataacatagttaatcaaacaaattttaaaaacaaattttctattattaatccTTACAAACTAAtaactatatattatttttttaaaaaaacaaccaaaatatataaataaataatgttccGTATTAATGTGTTAAATCCAAATAAGCACATATTGGATCAAATCCCTAAAGATGCACTGAAGTTGCAtgatataattagaaaactcaTGCATGTCTCTTACGAGTTCCATGTGAATTAAGGTGTTTATTGCCTTGTGACTTACATTGAGTGAAATGAAACAGtccattttcattaaaaaaaaagaaaaaagaattccGAGACCATATTTTGGGGTTTTTCTCAATAAATATTACCTcataaaaacaatagaaacataGTTAATCAAACAAATTTTCTATTGTTAATCCTTACAAACTCATAAAAAtatactttatttaaaataaataaataaataaaacaatcaaaatataaaaacaaataatgttaagtatttatttatgtgttaaaTCCAAATAAGCacatatttgatgaaatctccAAAAGTACAGGTAAACCTGcatgatataataaaaaaacacacacgtTTCTAATGAGTTTCACGTGAGTTGGGATGCTCATTACCTGGAGTGATATGATCAGTCCATTTTTTATTAACACACCgcattataaaactatattttagttttttcatcagatgattataaaaaaacttcCATGGCTTGACGCTTACTTTCAAaacacatatttttcttttaaataaaaatccatatattatttttataattaaatatacaaacaagaaattattataaataaacacacACATCAAGCTCTACAAAGTCAAAAACCACCACATTTCCCTCcactcaaaaaacaaaacaatgaagttCCTAATTAGAACAACAAAACTCCCAAACAAACACAACCCAATCcatcatctcttcttcttctccaactacTCATCATCcccaacttcttcttcttctcctctccctCCCAACCTTCTCGCTCCTCTCACTCCCTACTTCACCCACATGAAGCTCAAGCACTACTCCGCCGCCAAGCACCAGCTCCGCTCCTTCGCCGCTCTCGACGACCTCTcctcccctttcccttccatcGCCTCCTCCATCCGCACCTCCTCCACCCTCTCCGGCGTCTCCCCATCCACTGTATTCGACATGCTCTTTCGTGTCTATTCTGATGCTAATCATCTTTCCAGAGCTTTCGAGACCTTCGAGCTCTTGCTCTCGGAGTTCGGCCGGGTCGATGGCAGGTCCTGTGGCGTTTATCTCCACGCTCTCCGGCGGTTGGGGCGGATGGATTCAGCTCTTGAATTCTTCAATAGGATGCTTGAAATTGACTGCATTGATGTCTCGGAGCACTCCATGGCAATCTTGGTTGATGGGTTATGTGATATTGGGGACATTGAGGTTGCTCGCAAGGTGTTCGATGAAATGCTTCAGAGAGGATTGCGGCCAAATATTTTGTCGTATAATTCTCTTGTCGAAGCTTATCTcaaaagattggattttgatgAGGTTGATGAGGTTTTGAAGCTCGTTGATGTGAATGGTGTTCGTCGTAATGCTGCTACTTATACGGTTCTCATCAATGGTTTCTCCGGCTCTGGTGATATTGATAAGGCCGAGAAAGCTTTCGAGGAGGCTAAAAATATGGAAGGATTGGTTGGAGATGTCTACCTTTACACTTCGATTATCAATGCTAATTGTCGAGTTGGAAATATTAAGCGGGCACTTGCGCTGTTTGACGAGTGTGTTGCCAAAGGCATTTGTCCTAATGATCGAACATATGGTGCGCTGATCAATGGACTGTGCAAGGCCGGGCAGGTAATTGCCGCGGAGATGTTGATAGATGAAATGCAGCAGAAAGGGATTGACTACAATCAAGTGATATTCAACACGATGATCGACGGATATTGCAAGAAAGGAATGATTGACAAGGCGCTTCATCTTAAATCAGTCATGGAGAAGAAAGGAATGCAGCTTGATGTGTACACGTACAATACGATTGCCTGCGGCCTTTGCAAGTTGAACCGATTGAAGGATGCTAAGAGGATTTTGTATGAAATGGTTGATAGTGGTGTCGATGCGAACACAGTGAGTTTGACGACGTTGATTGATGTGCTATGTAAGGAAGGTGATTATGTCGAAGCAAGAAGGTTGTTTAGGGAGATGGGAAATAAAGGTTCGACACCGAATGTCATTACTTACAATGTGTTGATTGATGGGTATAGCAAGAAAGGAAGTATCAGAGAGGCTGAAAgattgaagaaggagatggagaagaagggaATTGTACCGGATGTGTATACTTATACATCATTAATCCACGGGCATTGTGTTGGTGGGAAGGTGAGAGTGGCGAAGAAATTGTTCGATGAGATGAAGAAACGTGGTTTGACAGCGAACGTCGTTACATACACTGTGTTAATCTCCGGGTTGTCAAAAGAAGGGCAGTCCAAGGAGGCATTTCGGTTGTATGAGGAGATGATAAAAGCAGGATTAAAGCCTGATGATTCTGTTTATTCATCTCTCGTTAGCAGCTTTCATATGACAACAAATTCTAAACATGAAGCAACTTGAAGACTTTCATTTGCTGAGCATTTTTgtatcatcaacaaaaatttccAATTGCCAAAATGAATACGATGATAACTCAGTATTTTTATCCATGCTgacatgagaaaataaaatagccGGTTTACAAGTCAATAAAGATTACACCGGTTCTTTGACTCGACTTGATGAACAACGGCAAATGCTTGAACATAAGTACAATTCATGGTCACCAACGCTAGGAATATGCATACAGCATAATTTGCATAGTTACAACAATAAACCCTGGCGTCGAGACTGcagtaatttgttttttaagaatTGGAATCCTCGGTTTTATCTGGAAATGCTTCGGCTTTCTCTGAGTTATCCTTGACCTTTTGATCTCCCGATTCTTTAGCATGATCGGCTGTGTCATGCAGCTGCAATGCAGAGAAACATATTAATTTACTGAATAGAAAATTGAGTCATATATTCATCTACCTTTGTGATGTAAAAGCAATGCAAGCTATCTTTATCAAACTCACATGTAAATTCATCTATAAATCAATTCCATCTAAAATAAAACAGGGACTATGTATAATTCTTGTAAATATCTGAAGCAATGATGAAGTGCATTTTTGACCCCTAGATTATATCTcccatattgattttgttcccTGGCCCCAAAATAATTCTATTTAGTCCTCGAACTAAAACAGTTTAGAAACAACTTCTAAAATATGAAGAACGTGAACAATTTTGatttcaattcaaaattttacttTAGTCCTTAGATTAAAATGGTCATTTTCATTCCCAGGgaccaaaataaatatatatgggtTAGTTCAATGACCAAAAGTGCAGTTATAGTTGTTCATAATAAATAGCtgtataaacttttaaaaaccaaacacaaaaaggGATACTTACTCCCAGGTTCTTCAGGCTTGCAGTCACATCATCTTGTTGCTTCTGCAGGGTGTCCTTCAATTCTTTGAAGTCCTGGACCCAAAATGAggaaaaattacaacaaaatatattaactgtacatataaagagaaaaaagaaggatTCCAGTATCTTACTGCTGTCAGCTGCTGAAGATCAGAGTTAAGAACCTTCTTAAGATCCAAAAAGTTCCTGCATGTAGAGATTACAGAACCACAATATAACTTGTATTGACGGGTGTAAAAGAAttctccaacaaaaaaaaaagtaaagaagaataCTGAAAACTTTATATTTACCTGACATTTTAACTGCATGTGGAGATTACAGAACCATAATATAACTTGCATTAACTGGTGTAAAAgaattctccaaaaaaaaaaaaagtatagaatactgaaaaatttatatttatctgaCAATTTAACTGATCAATATGCCACATCCTACTCATGCTACTATATCACCATATGCTTACATTGGCTTGTGGATGTGATCATGCCAAAAATAAAGTGAAGAACAAAAGCATGTAAATGAAATTCATGTAAGCATCTTGCTATAATAGGTCTAGTCCACAAGACATTATGAGAGAGAAATTCTTCCATCATAATCACAGCGCAACCACATTTCCATATATATACGAAGGTTTATAACCATGGATGATGTGGCAAATTAAATGAATAACAAATGTTACAATAGATGAATgtgttagatgcaaaccaaacatattatttaaggcatagcttatatatttaaatccatattttccaaattaatcGATGTGAA from Dioscorea cayenensis subsp. rotundata cultivar TDr96_F1 chromosome 7, TDr96_F1_v2_PseudoChromosome.rev07_lg8_w22 25.fasta, whole genome shotgun sequence carries:
- the LOC120265432 gene encoding heavy metal-associated isoprenylated plant protein 35-like, whose translation is MALVEEVIEPLKYQTLALKVSIHCEGCKRKVKRVLQSIDGVYKIAFDAQQHKVTITGNVDAETLIKKLLKNGKNAELWPEIKPPNPNPNPKSKKKKKSKSSQKPPESAENPESKPSAATDDDETPGENTELDSSKSDDSDEEPNNPSPPADNPPPPTPTPNGGAPASGGGKKKKKKKKKPHAPAPTSAGGGGGGGDSKGPEIIVVSSPHPPPLSPPHPRTYHVPSPQPVVSYSTASYFPATHYIPSSATATATATASYYAMMEPALEPAPREDSYSLFSEENANACRVM
- the LOC120264453 gene encoding pentatricopeptide repeat-containing protein At2g32630-like, whose protein sequence is MKFLIRTTKLPNKHNPIHHLFFFSNYSSSPTSSSSPLPPNLLAPLTPYFTHMKLKHYSAAKHQLRSFAALDDLSSPFPSIASSIRTSSTLSGVSPSTVFDMLFRVYSDANHLSRAFETFELLLSEFGRVDGRSCGVYLHALRRLGRMDSALEFFNRMLEIDCIDVSEHSMAILVDGLCDIGDIEVARKVFDEMLQRGLRPNILSYNSLVEAYLKRLDFDEVDEVLKLVDVNGVRRNAATYTVLINGFSGSGDIDKAEKAFEEAKNMEGLVGDVYLYTSIINANCRVGNIKRALALFDECVAKGICPNDRTYGALINGLCKAGQVIAAEMLIDEMQQKGIDYNQVIFNTMIDGYCKKGMIDKALHLKSVMEKKGMQLDVYTYNTIACGLCKLNRLKDAKRILYEMVDSGVDANTVSLTTLIDVLCKEGDYVEARRLFREMGNKGSTPNVITYNVLIDGYSKKGSIREAERLKKEMEKKGIVPDVYTYTSLIHGHCVGGKVRVAKKLFDEMKKRGLTANVVTYTVLISGLSKEGQSKEAFRLYEEMIKAGLKPDDSVYSSLVSSFHMTTNSKHEAT